CCAATACCAAATGGGATGTTTGACATCAAACCACTGAAACCCATCTGGATCCTTATCTCAGTGACACATTGGTGGTTCTTTCCTTGTTCTTTGTTGTCACTCAGATGCTGTTGGAAAAAAGATTAGcctcaataaaaatgtgttaaaatcctGGTGATTCCCAGCAGATTGCTCACACTCATAGAACCCTGACAATGTAACCAATCAAAACAATCACATGGGTAGAGCAGAAAGCCCATCGTTCATGGAGGCCATCAATATTTCCTTACTAGTATGTTACTTCTCAAAGGCCTTCATCTGCAGGGTTTAACagaattgttttgtttccccAGAAACTAATCTTAGGACAGACCTTTtattatgtgtatgtatgtaatcTGAAGCTATACTAAAAGAGTCCAAAGTACAAGGAAAAGCTGTACACTTTCAAGTAGACAGTAATTCGGATATATTAATAAACTGCCAAATATAGTCTGCAAATATTTGTGTCTCTGACTAATTGATCAACCAATGGTTTCAGTACACATGTCGTGTTAAAAGCTCGTGTGACTTTATCCACATGATTTCTTCAGTGTTGGGTAACATGTCCTGCATTACATCTGAATCATTTCTGTGTACTGTCTGGGACAAACAGATCTGAGAGACTTGAGCCGTTGAGCTGCTGCGTTTGTCAGACGTTCAAATCTTTCTAACCTTGCTTAGACAGAAACTTCAGTGATTTGTAACATGATGACAGTCTTGAGCGAGTTTCTGAGCATCCTGGTGTTCTTCCAGGCGTGTTTTGCCATCGTCCTGATGGAGTGGGTTTTCATCATGAACCGGATGAGCTCCCAGGGCAGCTCTGCAGCCCAGCGGAGGCGGATGGCCCTGGGAGTGGTGATCCTTCTGCTGGTGGACGTCATCTGGGTCGCGTCGTCTGAGCTAACATCGGTAAGgcacttgtctttttttttttgcaccccAGCTACTGCGAATGCACAAAATAACGCAACTGTAGTGAAATGAGAAGCAGGAGCGTAGATGTGATCAATACCCAGACAACAATGAATTAAATTCTTAAcctttatgtctgtgtgttcaaTCTTGATATCATGGACAAAATACTCAAATGTATAAGTCATAAAAAGCAATAGTTTGACTCTTTTTAATGCTCAACACCTATTTACTATTTTTACTAAACTTAttttaactattattattatcggaTGGTTTTAACAGCTGCTTCCCTGCCTTAAGATtaattttgtttacatttttacttcCTCTTGTTACACATATCTTCTGGTGGTTACTCCTTTACCATAAACGACAGcacagaagctgctgcaggaaggagaacataagaaaacatgcaaatataAAGGTGCAACAGTTAAAAAATGCCCCAGGGTAAAACGTTCAAGGTGTAAAAGTAGGAAAGTACAGAAAGTTCCACATTATACTGAGCAAACAGAATTTGTTGATGTCCTCTTTGAAGAACTTCATGTAGCTTGAAAAACTTGAAATGCAgaataaaatgcacatttgtGCCTGAGAGGTAGAACTGAGGTCAGGTCTGTTTGATTTGAGCACACAGGCGCTGGCCAGCAACACATTTTTTGAAGAAAATTTTTAAGTCACCGCTTCTTCCTGTCGGTTCTTCCTGCAGTATATTTTCAAGCATCAGGACTACAATAAGCCATTCTTCAGCACCTTCACCAAGACCTCCATGTTTGTGCTTTACTTGCTGGGTTTCATGCTGTGGCGGCCGTGGAGGCAGCAGTGCACCGGAACCCTGAAGCGCAGACACGCAGCTTTTGTAAGTCGTAAAAGCACACAGTGTCCACATGGGGGCAATGTGTTTGAACGTTCCTGTGATTCATAATCAAGCAAACCCTTCTACTAGTACGAAAGACGCAGAATCCCTGATGGAAACAGTATGATCTGGTGGATCTGGACTTTTATTCGGATTTATATGAAAGATTTAAACCATTTTCAATATGCTTGATGTCTGGCATCTTGATCTGTACTTTAATCtctgaaatatgaaacaaaaacacctgaTCTCACAATGTTTaaggataaaataaagttttaaaccTAAAATTCACGCTCCAATGCCCAACCTCCTACCAGGATTCATGAACATCTGTTATGTAGTTTGTGTGTAATCCAGCTGGTTTGTGAAAACATGACCTCCTCTGTATAGATGATGAATTTTTTGTCTAAGTCTGCAGTGAGAGAGTCATCTTGTAGAAATGTGTGGTGGAGATAAGGTCAAAGACCAGACAAACCCAAAGGACTGATTCATGtccacagacaggaaatgaagccaGAGACACtgatgtgtgagtgtgacagTATAGGTTGATGGTTTGAATCCCTGTCTGTGCAGTTTGCTGATGCCGAGGCCTACTTTGCACCCTGTACCACCGATGCCACTTTCAACAACTGTTTGGTATGTCAAAAAATTTCTGGCTCTTTCCCTATTTACAGTAAAATGTTCAAACCATTCCAGAACCCAAGCGTTTAAACACAGCTCACACAGAACCAGTGAAAATCGCCAGTCCAACAATATAAatcattagatttttttctctgcagagcGAACCGCTGTATGTTCCGGTGAAGTTTCAGGATGTTTCTTCTGAGCCATCAAATTATTTAAGCAGAGACTGTGAATCTTGTAAGTATAAAGTTAATATCAGCTCTGTCATCCTCACATTTGTGGAAAAAtctgttttgatgtttttagttttttcagTCTTTCAGTTCAGATTTTTAAaggtgctattttttttttaacaataattcAAAATGTAGATCTTCCCTCGAATCGAATAATTTTCTATTTGTGCTTTTAAagacaaccttttttttaaaactgtttttcgTGTATGAGTTCCCTTCTTTCCCTTTGCACCTCCCAGCAGCCTCCAAAAAGCAGCGGGTGCGTTTCAGTAACATCATGGAGGTGCGTCAGCTGCCGTCCGCTCAGGCCCTGGAGGCCAAATTGTCCCGCATGTCCTATCCAGCTGCTAAGGACCACGAGGCCATGCTGCGGACAGTGGGCAAGCTAACCATCAGTGACGTGGCCAAaatcagcttcttcttctgcttcgtGGTAAGAAAACATCAGCGGGAGCAGCAGAACATGAAGTTTAAAGCTGCAGCCACTTCAAGGCGACCCAACTTTATTATGTAGTTTGCATCAGAGCATCTTATTATTAATGTTCCTGCCTGTTAGGTTACACGCTATGTGTTTGGCTAgtacttaattaaaaaaatacttttgacaCATATGAATTATGTGAGGGAGCAGATATTGATGATGCATGAGACCCAAAACTTGCACGTCGTTAATCACATCACCTCTCGAGTGATGATCTGTTTTTAATATGGCTCAACCTCCCTGAGAAGAACAAGAACGTCTTTCCTGACCTCCGGTCAGAATTCCATCCCAACAGCACTTTTTGGGAAATTGTTCTCAGTTCAGATCTTAGGGatgttttcatctctgctgcttGTCTTGCAGTGGTTCCTGGCTAACCTGTCTTATCAGGAGGCGCTTTCTGACACGCAGGTCGCCATCGTCAACATCTTGTCCTCCACTTCAGGTGAATCTTTAACCCTCAGCATGTGTTAGAAGTAAACAGGTAACATTTTTGTACCAGTTTAAACGAAAACTTTGTGATATCTCCTTGTTATCTTTCATGTTTCTGTAGAACACAAAGAGaactctgtttctgtctgcgTCTTCTACCCAGGTCTGTTCACACTCATCCTAGCGGCCATATTTCCCAGCAACAGCAGTGACCGCTTCACCTTATCCAAACTGTTGGCTGTGGCTCTGAGGTAAgcgcttataaacgtgttgacaTTATTTGCTTGAATGGTGAGTTGTTTC
This window of the Antennarius striatus isolate MH-2024 chromosome 12, ASM4005453v1, whole genome shotgun sequence genome carries:
- the LOC137605065 gene encoding solute carrier family 35 member F5-like isoform X3 — its product is MMTVLSEFLSILVFFQACFAIVLMEWVFIMNRMSSQGSSAAQRRRMALGVVILLLVDVIWVASSELTSYIFKHQDYNKPFFSTFTKTSMFVLYLLGFMLWRPWRQQCTGTLKRRHAAFFADAEAYFAPCTTDATFNNCLSEPLYVPVKFQDVSSEPSNYLSRDCESSASKKQRVRFSNIMEVRQLPSAQALEAKLSRMSYPAAKDHEAMLRTVGKLTISDVAKISFFFCFVWFLANLSYQEALSDTQVAIVNILSSTSGLFTLILAAIFPSNSSDRFTLSKLLAVALSMGGVALVSFSSTDNPDGKGILGSFWSLAGAMLYAVYIVMIKRRVDREDKLDIPMFFGFVGLFNLLLLWPGFLLLHYTGFEAFELPSQLVWTYILINGLIGTVLSEFLWLWGCFLTSSLIGTLALSLTIPLSIIADMFMQKVRFSWLFFAGAVPVFLSFFIAALLCHYNNWDPVLVGLRRVYVFICRKHRIHRLPEDSEQSESLIPLHSIPPDEESFCS
- the LOC137605065 gene encoding solute carrier family 35 member F5-like isoform X4, giving the protein MMTVLSEFLSILVFFQACFAIVLMEWVFIMNRMSSQGSSAAQRRRMALGVVILLLVDVIWVASSELTSYIFKHQDYNKPFFSTFTKTSMFVLYLLGFMLWRPWRQQCTGTLKRRHAAFFADAEAYFAPCTTDATFNNCLSEPLYVPVKFQDVSSEPSNYLSRDCESSSKKQRVRFSNIMEVRQLPSAQALEAKLSRMSYPAAKDHEAMLRTVGKLTISDVAKISFFFCFVWFLANLSYQEALSDTQVAIVNILSSTSGLFTLILAAIFPSNSSDRFTLSKLLAVALSMGGVALVSFSSTDNPDGKGILGSFWSLAGAMLYAVYIVMIKRRVDREDKLDIPMFFGFVGLFNLLLLWPGFLLLHYTGFEAFELPSQLVWTYILINGLIGTVLSEFLWLWGCFLTSSLIGTLALSLTIPLSIIADMFMQKVRFSWLFFAGAVPVFLSFFIAALLCHYNNWDPVLVGLRRVYVFICRKHRIHRLPEDSEQSESLIPLHSIPPDEESFCS
- the LOC137605065 gene encoding solute carrier family 35 member F5-like isoform X5 — encoded protein: MEWVFIMNRMSSQGSSAAQRRRMALGVVILLLVDVIWVASSELTSYIFKHQDYNKPFFSTFTKTSMFVLYLLGFMLWRPWRQQCTGTLKRRHAAFFADAEAYFAPCTTDATFNNCLSEPLYVPVKFQDVSSEPSNYLSRDCESSASKKQRVRFSNIMEVRQLPSAQALEAKLSRMSYPAAKDHEAMLRTVGKLTISDVAKISFFFCFVWFLANLSYQEALSDTQVAIVNILSSTSEHKENSVSVCVFYPGLFTLILAAIFPSNSSDRFTLSKLLAVALSMGGVALVSFSSTDNPDGKGILGSFWSLAGAMLYAVYIVMIKRRVDREDKLDIPMFFGFVGLFNLLLLWPGFLLLHYTGFEAFELPSQLVWTYILINGLIGTVLSEFLWLWGCFLTSSLIGTLALSLTIPLSIIADMFMQKVRFSWLFFAGAVPVFLSFFIAALLCHYNNWDPVLVGLRRVYVFICRKHRIHRLPEDSEQSESLIPLHSIPPDEESFCS
- the LOC137605065 gene encoding solute carrier family 35 member F5-like isoform X2, translated to MMTVLSEFLSILVFFQACFAIVLMEWVFIMNRMSSQGSSAAQRRRMALGVVILLLVDVIWVASSELTSYIFKHQDYNKPFFSTFTKTSMFVLYLLGFMLWRPWRQQCTGTLKRRHAAFFADAEAYFAPCTTDATFNNCLSEPLYVPVKFQDVSSEPSNYLSRDCESSSKKQRVRFSNIMEVRQLPSAQALEAKLSRMSYPAAKDHEAMLRTVGKLTISDVAKISFFFCFVWFLANLSYQEALSDTQVAIVNILSSTSEHKENSVSVCVFYPGLFTLILAAIFPSNSSDRFTLSKLLAVALSMGGVALVSFSSTDNPDGKGILGSFWSLAGAMLYAVYIVMIKRRVDREDKLDIPMFFGFVGLFNLLLLWPGFLLLHYTGFEAFELPSQLVWTYILINGLIGTVLSEFLWLWGCFLTSSLIGTLALSLTIPLSIIADMFMQKVRFSWLFFAGAVPVFLSFFIAALLCHYNNWDPVLVGLRRVYVFICRKHRIHRLPEDSEQSESLIPLHSIPPDEESFCS
- the LOC137605065 gene encoding solute carrier family 35 member F5-like isoform X1 codes for the protein MMTVLSEFLSILVFFQACFAIVLMEWVFIMNRMSSQGSSAAQRRRMALGVVILLLVDVIWVASSELTSYIFKHQDYNKPFFSTFTKTSMFVLYLLGFMLWRPWRQQCTGTLKRRHAAFFADAEAYFAPCTTDATFNNCLSEPLYVPVKFQDVSSEPSNYLSRDCESSASKKQRVRFSNIMEVRQLPSAQALEAKLSRMSYPAAKDHEAMLRTVGKLTISDVAKISFFFCFVWFLANLSYQEALSDTQVAIVNILSSTSEHKENSVSVCVFYPGLFTLILAAIFPSNSSDRFTLSKLLAVALSMGGVALVSFSSTDNPDGKGILGSFWSLAGAMLYAVYIVMIKRRVDREDKLDIPMFFGFVGLFNLLLLWPGFLLLHYTGFEAFELPSQLVWTYILINGLIGTVLSEFLWLWGCFLTSSLIGTLALSLTIPLSIIADMFMQKVRFSWLFFAGAVPVFLSFFIAALLCHYNNWDPVLVGLRRVYVFICRKHRIHRLPEDSEQSESLIPLHSIPPDEESFCS